The Phaenicophaeus curvirostris isolate KB17595 unplaced genomic scaffold, BPBGC_Pcur_1.0 scaffold_115, whole genome shotgun sequence genome includes a window with the following:
- the KLHDC10 gene encoding kelch domain-containing protein 10 codes for MAAAREGGGEGAGEGPGGGGLGLNRFVQLPGRPRSAGHRSPPARSGHRCVADNANLYVFGGYNPDYDESGGPENEDYPLFRELWRYNFATDTWHQMGTEGYMPRELASMSLVLHGNNLLVFGGTGIPFGESNGNDVHVCNVKYKRWALLSCRGKKPNRIYGQAMAIINGCLYVFGGTTGYVYSTDLHKLDLNTREWIQLKPNNMSCDMPEERYRHEIAHDGQRIYILGGGTSWTAYSLDKIHAYNLETNTWEEIATKPHEKVGFPAARRCHSCVQIKNDVFVCGGYNGEVILGDVWKLNLQTFQWIKLPAAMPEPVYFHCAAVTPAGCMYVHGGVVDIHENKRTGSLFKMWLVVPSLLELSWEKLLEYFPHLATLSRSQLLHLGLTQGLVERLK; via the exons GCCATAGGTCTCCCCCGGCAAGGAGCGGCCATCGCTGTGTGGCCGATAATGCCAACCTGTATGTGTTTGGGGGCTACAATCCCGACTACGACGAGTCGGGTGGGCCAGAGAATGAGGACTACCCGCTCTTCAGGGAGCTCTGGAGGTACAACTTCGCCACGGACACCTGGCATCAGATGGGCACGGAAGGCTACATGCCGAGGGAGCTGGCCTCCATGTCAC TGGTGCTGCACGGCAACAACCTGCTCGTCTTCGGGGGCACCGGGATCCCCTTTGGGGAGAGCAATGGCAACGACGTCCACGTCTGCAACGTCAAGTACAAAAGATGGGCTCTGCTCAGCTGCCGAGGAAAGAAACCCAACCGGATCTACGGCCAG GCCATGGCCATCATCAATGGCTGCTTGTATGTCTTTGGAGGAACAACCGGCTACGTTTACAGCACCGACCTCCATAAGCTGGACCTCAACACCAGGGAGTGGATCCAGCTGAAGCCAAACAACATGTCCTGTGACATGCCCGAGGAGAG GTACAGGCATGAGATTGCACACGACGGTCAACGGATTTATATCCTGGGAGGTGGAACTTCCTGGACAGCATATTCCTTAGATAAG ATCCACGCCTACAACCTTGAAACCAACACCTGGGAGGAAATCGCCACGAAGCCTCATGAAAAAGTTG GCTTCCCGGCAGCCAGAAGGTGCCACAGCTGCGTTCAGATCAAAAATG ACGTATTCGTTTGTGGTGGCTACAACGGAGAAGTGATCCTGGGAGACGTTTGGAAGCTGAACCTGCAGACGTTCCAGTGGATCAAGCTCCCTGCGGCCATGCCGGAACCCGTGTACTTCCACTGTGCTGCTGTCACGCCG GCCGGCTGCATGTACGTTCACGGAGGGGTGGTCGACATCCACGAGAACAAACGGACTGGCTCGCTCTTTAAAATGTGGCTGGTGGTGCCCAGCCTGCTGGAACTGTCCTGGGAGAAGCTCCTCGAGTATTTCCCTCACCTTGCGACTCTCTCCCGCTCTCAGCTCTTGCACCTCGGACTGACGCAGGGACTCGTCGAGCGACTAAAGTGA